From Streptomyces sp. NBC_01754, a single genomic window includes:
- a CDS encoding ATP-binding protein, with the protein MIGVTETEGDCAEWTFPARPGSVRGARHAVRDALHGWGLDAMVGDLVVLLVSELVTNSLRYTSGPIGVRVVRPCPDGDGPGAAAVGEGLLVEVSDPLPDPPTARTAGPDDEGGRGLQLVACSARRWGTRRGKSGKTVWFELALSG; encoded by the coding sequence GTGATCGGCGTGACCGAGACCGAAGGCGACTGTGCCGAATGGACCTTTCCGGCCCGGCCGGGGTCCGTGCGCGGCGCCAGGCACGCGGTCCGTGACGCACTGCACGGCTGGGGCCTGGACGCGATGGTGGGGGATCTCGTCGTCCTGCTCGTCAGTGAGTTGGTGACCAATTCTCTGCGGTACACATCCGGCCCGATCGGTGTCCGGGTGGTCCGGCCGTGTCCGGACGGTGACGGCCCGGGCGCGGCCGCCGTCGGAGAGGGGCTGCTGGTGGAAGTCTCCGATCCGCTTCCGGATCCACCCACCGCACGCACGGCCGGACCTGACGACGAAGGCGGCCGCGGACTCCAGTTGGTGGCCTGTTCCGCACGTCGCTGGGGGACCCGCCGCGGAAAAAGCGGCAAGACCGTGTGGTTCGAGCTCGCTCTGTCTGGTTAG